The following proteins come from a genomic window of Oncorhynchus masou masou isolate Uvic2021 chromosome 25, UVic_Omas_1.1, whole genome shotgun sequence:
- the LOC135513918 gene encoding thioredoxin reductase 2, mitochondrial-like, with protein sequence MCYIKVVCERDGGQRILVLHFTSSNAGEVTQGFAMGFQCGATLTHLTETVVIHPTCAEELTKVNVSKRSGLDATVTGC encoded by the exons ATGTGTTACATTAAG GTGGTGTGTGAGCGGGATGGAGGCCAGAGGATTCTGGTCCTGCACTTCACCAGTTCAAACGCTGGAGAGGTCACTCAGGGCTTCGCTATGGGCTTCCA gtgtGGAGCCACCCTCACTCACCTGACAGAGACCGTAGTGATCCACCCCACCTGTGCCGAGGAGCTAACCAAAGTGAACGTCAGCAAGCGCTCAGGGCTGGACGCCACGGTTACCGGCTGCTGA